GCTGCTTCATCAGCGCCACATCCTCGCGGAAGCGGTTGTAGTGATCGCAGGCGATGTCGCCCGTGTCGCCGTTTTTGATCTTGCCCTCGGTGTGCGCGAAGCGGTCCCAGACGGATTCGCCTTTACCGTCGCTCTTCCAGGCGCCTTCGATCTGGTAGGAAGCGGTGGCAGTGCCCCATTGAAAACCTTCGGGGAACTGGATCTTCGGCATCTTGGCTCCTTGGACTCGGGATGTGTTCGGGGTCCGATGATAGCGGGCGTCGCCGTTTCGTGTGACATCGGGCCTTTGCCCGCGCTGGTGTCGGGTCCCCCGCAGTGTAGACTCGCTCGATGGGGAAGCGGCGCGTCGAGGGAGTAATCTGCCTGGGCCTCGTGGCGGCCGTGTTGCTGCTCTACGGGCAGACCGCCTGGCACGACTTCCTGCCCTTTGACGATCTCGGATACGTGGTCGAAAACCCGAATGTGAATCGCGGTCTGACACCCGAGGCTGTGCACTGGGCGTTCACCGGCGCGGAACACGGCGGCAACTGGCATCCGCTGACTTCGCTCTCGCATATGCTGGATGTCGAGTTGTTCGGGTTGCGACCGGGCCCCCATCATCTGGTGAATGCGGGGCTCCACGCGCTGAACGCCATGCTGCTATTCCTGGTGTTGAATGCACTCAGTGGCGCGCGCTGGTGCTCGGCCTCCGTCGCCGCGATCTTTGCGCTTCATCCCCTGCACGTGGAATCCGTTGCCTGGATTTCGGAACGCAAGGACGTGCTCAGTGGCGCCATGTTCATGGTCGGCCTGCTGGCTCACACCCGCTATGCACGCACAGGTGACAAGCGCAGCTATGGCATGCTGTTTGCGGCCATGGCTCTGGGCATCCTGGCCAAGCCCATGCTCGTCACACTGCCGTGCGTGTTATTGCTTCTCGATTTCTGGCCGTTGGAGCGGGGCGGGAGAGTCGGCTGGTGGAGGCTCGTCGCGGAGAAGTTGCCGCTGTTTGCGCTATCGCTCCTCTCCGCTGGCATGACACTGCGCGCTCAGACTGCAGCGGCTACGCTTGCCTTGCTAGCGGACGACATCACGCCCGTCTGGAGTCTGGTGCAGGCCCCGCTGAGCTATGTGGCCTATCTGCGAGACGCCGCCTGGCCCACGGGCCTGGCGGTGATCTATCCACATCCCGCGATCGTTACACCAGATCGACTGGCGAACCTGGCGTTATGGGCGGGTGCAGCGGTTGTTCTGCTCGTCGGGTTTACCGCGATGGCCTTTCGCATGCGTCGCTCGCATCCCTATGTGCTCATAGGCTGGCTCTGGTACCTGGGAATGCTCGTGCCCGTGATCGGTTTCGTTCAGGTCGGCGTACAGGCGAGTGCGGATCGCTACGCGTACCTGCCGATGATCGGCATCTACATACTCGTCGTCTGGGGGACTCGGGGTCTCCTTGGGGGGCGTCCGCAGGCGCGTGCAACGGCCACGGGCGTTGCGTTGTTGATCCTGCTCGCGCTCTCGGTACGAACGATGGGGCAGGTGGCGCTCTGGCGCGATGGTGTGACCCTGTTCTCGCACACCGTGCAAGTCACGGAGCGCAACTACCTGGCCGAGTTTCTGCTTGGGCGTTCACTGGAAGATCGCGGCGCTCTCGATGGTGCGCGCCAGCACTATGAACGATCCCTGGAGATCCGACCGGAGTTCAGGACTGCGCTCCAAAATCTAGGCGGTTTGAAGCTCGATGCTGGAGATGCGGACGGGGCCGAGCAGTTGTTCCGAAAGAACGTATGGCTCTCGCCGAGCGATCCCGAAGCACATTTCCATCTTGCGTTGGCTCTTGCGGACCTGGGCCGGAGTGAGGCGGCGGCGGCGGCCTTTTCTCGCGCACTCGAATTCGACCCGACGCACGGCGGGGCACATAACAATCTGGGTCTGGAATTCATGAAGCGGGATCCCGCGCGCGCGCAGCGGCATCTCGAACAGGCCGTAAGGCATCGGCCAGGAGCCGAGACTCACAACAATCTGGGGCTGATCTTCTGGCAACGGAACGACCTGTACCGTGCCGAGTCCCAATTCGAAGCCGCACTGCGCTTCGAACCCGCGAACGAGATCATTCAGCGCAACTTGAAGGCCGTGCGAGAGGCATCGGGTTCGGATCGATGACTCACAGGCGTCGACCCGATCTCTTTGCTCTTGTCGTCTGCCTCGTCGCCACTGCGTACGTCGCGCAGGCGTGGAGCCCCTCGTCC
This window of the bacterium genome carries:
- a CDS encoding tetratricopeptide repeat protein; the protein is MGKRRVEGVICLGLVAAVLLLYGQTAWHDFLPFDDLGYVVENPNVNRGLTPEAVHWAFTGAEHGGNWHPLTSLSHMLDVELFGLRPGPHHLVNAGLHALNAMLLFLVLNALSGARWCSASVAAIFALHPLHVESVAWISERKDVLSGAMFMVGLLAHTRYARTGDKRSYGMLFAAMALGILAKPMLVTLPCVLLLLDFWPLERGGRVGWWRLVAEKLPLFALSLLSAGMTLRAQTAAATLALLADDITPVWSLVQAPLSYVAYLRDAAWPTGLAVIYPHPAIVTPDRLANLALWAGAAVVLLVGFTAMAFRMRRSHPYVLIGWLWYLGMLVPVIGFVQVGVQASADRYAYLPMIGIYILVVWGTRGLLGGRPQARATATGVALLILLALSVRTMGQVALWRDGVTLFSHTVQVTERNYLAEFLLGRSLEDRGALDGARQHYERSLEIRPEFRTALQNLGGLKLDAGDADGAEQLFRKNVWLSPSDPEAHFHLALALADLGRSEAAAAAFSRALEFDPTHGGAHNNLGLEFMKRDPARAQRHLEQAVRHRPGAETHNNLGLIFWQRNDLYRAESQFEAALRFEPANEIIQRNLKAVREASGSDR